From Plasmodium brasilianum strain Bolivian I chromosome 2, whole genome shotgun sequence, one genomic window encodes:
- a CDS encoding double-strand break repair protein MRE11, protein MCRMGSPPKEGKDINIRSIVYDKLSREKDSIKEILQNGANSISNTHYNDEHLSDCSNTGIHMYKKRNEVICENYKNSASCNNYESILNPVRSSHNNRSNLYSPMEYETSTALSNEKRARVISVKSLYSTFHKTSDILLNENGRMERTETTEKEGKEYIACSGNNLLKGKAKLQADHKNENENDSANKNEYENDSVNKNENENDNANKNEKDVDPYFAQQQNHIQNNDFLRKHENYYSSLAQSNEDKNRNRGSKICGKKGDDVFMNSIRSDKEDDSNANDLHQRIRNSKECSLLLSSCDTLHINDRRKNFTHNDGKESPFKKIEMKKYHKEENKSRRNTQNCRDIITKVSEHEKDPSHTFTLKELAENEERHLISSNVPMENTNITTKENIKLHEFEREKMQKNKPYNGVDKEVLNYSLGSMMDEKNIPNERREKKYNFICEEEGKRIFKNIPLCELKVILSENEPNTLKILLCTDNHLGYKENNAIQKEDTFNSFEEILFIAKKLNVDMILNSGDLFHKNKLSEYTLFKTMSTIRKYCHVSRKDVEIGSSPPTRLANGESKNMPSRVEETPTNNDDLTRKDKYRARLKEIRNYNYEYYKEDKMEESFPKNETYTYDEQNSLGENKKEMSTGSNNSESLTEGYSTVEKPKKKRICPLNSYSEGENSAERINDSSDERYCAKRSAVSDRNRGARIRGNSHARSEEEYYDEEERKGGERARSESRVKRTRGESLESFKLCSVNEKFEKSIPFFTVHGNHDYPYSYDYICPLDILNISNLINYIGKNSLNKIVVKPILLNKNSTKISIYAIGWIKDERLYRSFENKQVKFVLPLDYKRRINILVLHQNRYIRNSYGNNTKNFIKESFIPKFMDLVIWGHEHFSKPYLEESLFNSFYNLQLGSSVRTSLCANEYGDKYIGLLEIKKERFRFLKINLETVRPFEMKDIRLSDYNLNFKEESILNKFLHEQTSQILNKIKENFYEQVRKYYLFRKLFFPSNDEDNLLHVTYENKKKRSNPEEANIPLFNENIEKEITTNDIFEKSEKEREKYFYSILREQEINNFYDNLKNEDFYSSTFIHLAFSDYNDTFDLLKIKKYVYDKPLLKLKVEYNEINIINTQLFGSTFAHRIANPSEFLSFYKKKLKMKDTINTRVNSDEQDNVDDKDILNMEYINEYNKVFDILFDYCDVKNKLLILDQKIIMNTVQNFILNNNSSFNSDSINSSEFTSFLSMVENLSKNKIDLLELNLSNIPVENMTDDYLVQLTEKLSST, encoded by the coding sequence ATGTGCAGGATGGGAAGTCCGCCAAAAGAAGGCAAAGATATTAACATACGTAGCATCGTTTACGACAAGTTGAGCAGAGAAAAGGATAGTATTAAGGAGATCTTGCAAAATGGGGCTAACAGTATTAGTAATACACATTACAATGATGAGCATCTAAGTGACTGCAGTAATACTGGCATCCATATGTACAAGAAGAGAAATGAGGTAATttgtgaaaattataaaaatagtgcaagttgtaataattatgaaagcATCCTTAACCCAGTCAGGAGTAGCCACAATAACCGGAGCAATTTATACAGTCCAATGGAATATGAAACTAGCACAGCTTTATCCAATGAAAAACGAGCTAGAGTTATATCAGTCAAGAGTTTATATAGCACATTCCATAAAACTAGTGATATAttgttaaatgaaaatgGACGAATGGAAAGAACAGAAACAACAGAGAAAGAGGGAAAGGAATACATTGCATGTTCAGGAAATAATCTACTTAAAGGAAAAGCAAAATTACAAGCTGACCATAAGAATGAGAATGAAAATGATAGTGCGAATAAGAACGAGTATGAAAATGATAGTGTGAATAAGAATGAgaatgaaaatgataatgCGAATAAGAATGAGAAGGATGTAGACCCATATTTTGCTCAACAGCAGAATCATATACAGAACAAcgattttttaagaaaacatgaaaattattatagcTCTTTGGCTCAATCAAACGAGGATAAAAACAGGAACAGGGGAAGTAAAATTTGTGGTAAAAAAGGAGATGATGTATTTATGAATTCCATTAGAAGTGATAAGGAAGATGACAGTAATGCAAACGATTTGCATCAGCGAATTAGGAATAGTAAGGAATGCTCCCTTCTTTTGTCTTCATGTGATACCCTTCACATAAACGATAGGCGGAAAAACTTTACTCATAATGACGGAAAGGAAAgtccatttaaaaaaatcgaAATGAAGAAGTACCACAAGGAGGAAAATAAAAGCCGAAGGAATACACAAAACTGTAGGGATATCATAACCAAAGTCAGTGAACATGAGAAAGATCCATCACACACATTCACTCTAAAAGAATTAGCGGAAAACGAAGAGAGGCATTTAATTTCATCTAATGTACCAATGGAAAACACAAACATCACTACTAAGGAAAACATTAAGCTACACGAATTTGAGCGCGAAAAAATGCAGAAAAACAAACCATATAACGGTGTAGATAAGGAGGTGCTAAACTATTCTTTAGGTTCAATGATGGATGAGAAGAATATTCCAAATGAACGAAGAGAGAAGAAGTATAATTTCATATGTGAAGAGGAAggtaaaagaatatttaaaaacatcCCATTATGTGAACTAAAAGTAATATTAAGTGAAAATGAACCaaatactttaaaaattttattatgcaCAGATAATCATTTAGgctataaagaaaataatgcTATTCAAAAAGAGGATACATTTAACTCTTTtgaagaaattttatttattgccAAAAAGTTAAATGTTGATATGATTTTAAACAGTGGTGATCTATTtcataagaataaattatcaGAGTACACTCTCTTTAAAACTATGTCAACCATAAGGAAGTATTGTCATGTTAGTCGGAAAGATGTAGAAATCGGGTCAAGTCCACCTACACGCTTAGCAAATGGGGAATCAAAAAATATGCCTTCGCGTGTTGAGGAAACACCAACAAATAACGATGATCTAACACGAAAAGATAAATACAGAGCACGCTTGAAGGAAATAcgtaattataattatgaatacTACAAAGAAGACAAAATGGAAGAAAGTTTTCCGAAAAATGAAACTTACACATATGATGAACAGAACTCATTaggtgaaaataaaaaagaaatgagtACGGGAAGCAACAACAGTGAATCACTCACTGAGGGTTATAGCACTGTGGAgaagccaaaaaaaaaaagaatttgcCCCTTGAATAGTTACTCTGAGGGGGAAAATAGCGCGGAGAGAATCAACGACAGTAGCGATGAGAGATATTGTGCGAAAAGGAGTGCAGTGAGTGATAGAAACAGAGGTGCAAGAATCCGTGGGAACAGCCATGCAAGAAGTGAAGAAGAATACTACGATGAGGAAGAGCGCAAAGGAGGAGAACGCGCGCGCTCGGAGAGCAGAGTAAAACGGACTAGAGGAGAATCACTGGAAAGCTTCAAATTATGTTCAGTGAACGAGAAATTTGAAAAATCGATTCCCTTTTTCACGGTGCACGGAAACCATGACTATCCATACAGTTATGATTACATATGCCCTCTAgacatattaaatatatcaaacCTAATAAACTACATTGGAAAGAATAGTCTGAACAAAATTGTAGTTAAAcctattcttttaaataaaaacagtaCGAAAATTTCTATATATGCTATAGGTTGGATAAAAGACGAAAGGTTATATAGATCCTTTGAAAATAAACAAGTAAAATTTGTGTTGCCATTAGattataaaagaagaataaaCATTTTAGTATTACATCAAAATAGGTATATAAGAAATTCATATGGaaataacacaaaaaattttattaaagaatCATTTATTCCCAAATTTATGGATTTAGTTATATGGGGACATGAACATTTCTCGAAACCTTATTTAGAAGAaagtttatttaattctttttataatttacagCTAGGGTCCTCTGTTCGGACATCCTTATGTGCTAATGAATATggtgataaatatattggtttgcttgaaataaaaaaagaaagatttcgttttttaaaaataaatcttgaAACAGTTAGACCCTTTGAAATGAAAGATATAAGATTGTCTGAttacaatttaaattttaaagaagaatctattttaaataaatttttacatgaACAAACAAGTCAAATATTGAACAAAATtaaggaaaatttttatgaacaagtcagaaaatattacttgttcagaaaattattttttccctctAATGACGAAGATAATTTGCTACATGTTACatatgaaaataagaaaaaaaggagtaaTCCTGAGGAGGCAAATATTCCATTATTTAATGAGAATATAGAGAAGGAAATTACAACAAAcgatatttttgaaaaatctGAAAAGGAAcgagaaaaatatttttattccattttacgGGAAcaggaaataaataatttttatgacaatttaaaaaatgaagatttTTATTCAAGCACATTTATCCATTTGGCTTTTTCAGATTATAATGACACATTTGATTTGTTAAAGATAAAGAAGTATGTATATGATAAACCTCTCCTTAAACTAAAGGTcgaatataatgaaattaacataattaaTACGCAATTGTTTGGATCAACCTTTGCACACAGGATTGCAAACCCGTCTGAATTTTTATCCTTctacaaaaagaaattaaaaatgaaagacaCAATAAATACTCGAGTAAATTCGGATGAACAGGACAATGTAGATGATAAAGATATTCTTAACatggaatatataaatgaatataacaaAGTTTTTGATATACTATTTGATTACTGtgatgttaaaaataaattacttatattggatcaaaaaataattatgaacacTGTGcagaattttatattaaacaataattcttcttttaattccGATTCGATTAACAGTTCAGAAtttacttcttttctttccatggttgaaaatttatcaaaaaataaaatagactTACTGGAGCTAAACTTATCAAACATTCCTGTGGAGAATATGACTGATGATTATCTTGTGCAACTCACCGAAAAGTTAAGCAGTACGTag